In Rhodovulum sulfidophilum DSM 1374, the following are encoded in one genomic region:
- a CDS encoding universal stress protein, translating into MKTILVGTDFSERSDRALRRATLLARQTGAALKLVHVVDDDLPVRIVEAEREAATGLLQQQAETLRAHDGLDCSAHVVLADPFAGLIEAVPQLGADLLVIGPHRRQLLRDVFVGTTAERTIRAAACPVLMANAPPVGPYRHALLATDLSPGSRGALRRFGGLGFGHRLRGSVLHVFDATEAAMMRIHATREDDREAHLREAGAEAARALSAFLRDLPQGPMVELVRHRNGSAASEILAAAAETEADLIVVGTQSRGAFETMVLGSVARQVLRSSTADVLAVPPGAA; encoded by the coding sequence ATGAAGACCATATTGGTGGGCACCGATTTCTCCGAACGCTCGGACCGCGCCCTGCGCCGCGCCACGCTTCTGGCGCGCCAGACCGGTGCCGCGCTGAAGCTTGTGCATGTGGTCGATGACGACCTGCCGGTCAGGATCGTCGAGGCCGAGCGCGAGGCCGCGACCGGGCTTCTGCAACAACAGGCGGAGACGCTGCGCGCGCATGACGGGCTCGACTGCAGCGCCCATGTCGTGCTGGCCGATCCCTTTGCCGGGCTGATCGAGGCCGTGCCCCAGCTTGGCGCCGATCTGCTGGTGATCGGGCCGCACCGGCGCCAGCTTCTGCGCGATGTCTTCGTCGGCACCACCGCCGAGCGCACGATCCGCGCCGCCGCCTGCCCGGTGCTGATGGCCAATGCGCCGCCCGTCGGCCCCTATCGCCACGCGCTCTTGGCGACCGACCTGTCCCCGGGCTCGCGGGGCGCGTTGCGGCGCTTTGGCGGGCTCGGCTTCGGCCACCGGCTGCGCGGCTCGGTGCTGCATGTCTTCGACGCGACCGAAGCGGCCATGATGCGGATCCACGCCACCCGCGAGGACGACCGGGAGGCGCATCTGCGCGAGGCGGGGGCCGAGGCCGCACGCGCCTTAAGCGCGTTCCTGCGCGACCTGCCGCAGGGTCCGATGGTCGAACTGGTGCGCCACCGCAACGGCAGCGCGGCCTCCGAGATCCTCGCCGCCGCGGCCGAGACCGAGGCCGATCTGATCGTGGTCGGCACCCAGAGCCGCGGCGCGTTCGAAACCATGGTTCTGGGCAGCGTCGCCCGTCAGGTTCTGCGCAGCTCCACGGCCGACGTGCTGGCGGTTCCGCCCGGCGCGGCCTGA
- a CDS encoding cysteine-rich small domain-containing protein has product MQPKDLTDNEAFKGFTNSACPFLPCHKGVAREFNCLFCYCPLIAYECPGPYQTYTDANGLTRKDCSACTLPHDGYLQSWNFIQRWLEYPQPWSGKPQTDPPVRRPRPPKPNDAEEIHRRRREADAAGDGGD; this is encoded by the coding sequence ATGCAACCCAAGGACCTGACCGACAACGAGGCCTTCAAGGGCTTCACCAACAGCGCCTGCCCGTTCCTGCCCTGTCACAAGGGCGTGGCGCGCGAATTCAACTGCCTGTTCTGCTACTGTCCGCTGATCGCCTATGAATGCCCCGGGCCCTACCAGACCTATACCGATGCCAACGGGCTGACCCGCAAGGACTGTTCGGCCTGCACCCTGCCGCATGACGGCTATCTGCAATCCTGGAACTTCATCCAGCGCTGGCTGGAATATCCGCAGCCCTGGTCGGGCAAGCCGCAGACCGACCCGCCGGTCCGCCGCCCGCGCCCGCCGAAGCCCAACGATGCCGAGGAGATCCACCGGCGTCGCCGCGAGGCGGACGCGGCAGGGGACGGCGGGGACTGA
- a CDS encoding succinylglutamate desuccinylase/aspartoacylase family protein produces MTARAEFTLGRETVPPGSRRTVDLPVSVLSDHTPVTLSAHVVHGRRPGPAMFVTAGVHGDEVIGVEIVRRLLSLPVLGALRGTLIAIPIVNAFGFLNLSRYLPDRRDLNRCFPGSSGGSMAARLAHLLVEEVVGRCQIGIDLHSAAVHRTNLPQVRVVPDDPELARLARVFAAPVVLSSEARQGSLRETAARMGVQILLYEGGEGLRFDEVAVRAGLAGVLRVMFDRGMIPAKGVPKARRAPLDCRVSRWLRAPQGGLLRTYRSEGDVVAEGELLAVVSDPFGEIETEIRATEPGIIVGRAMLPVVNEGNAVFHLAAIAPADRAEDRIGAWASEVAAGQLFDEDEIL; encoded by the coding sequence ATGACGGCGCGCGCGGAGTTCACGCTTGGCCGCGAGACCGTGCCCCCCGGCAGCCGCCGCACGGTGGACCTGCCGGTCTCGGTCCTGTCCGACCACACCCCGGTCACGCTTTCGGCCCATGTCGTTCATGGCCGCCGCCCCGGCCCCGCGATGTTCGTGACCGCGGGCGTCCATGGCGACGAGGTGATCGGGGTCGAGATCGTGCGCCGGCTCCTGAGCCTGCCGGTGCTCGGCGCGCTGCGCGGCACGCTGATCGCGATCCCCATCGTCAACGCCTTCGGCTTTCTCAACCTGTCGCGCTACCTGCCCGACCGGCGCGACCTGAACCGCTGCTTTCCCGGATCGTCGGGCGGCTCGATGGCCGCGCGGCTTGCGCATCTGCTGGTCGAGGAGGTGGTCGGCCGCTGCCAGATCGGCATCGACCTGCATTCGGCGGCGGTCCATCGCACCAACCTGCCGCAGGTCCGCGTGGTGCCGGACGATCCCGAGCTGGCCCGGCTGGCCCGGGTCTTCGCCGCCCCGGTGGTGCTGAGCTCCGAGGCGCGGCAGGGCTCGCTGCGCGAGACCGCGGCGCGAATGGGCGTCCAGATACTGCTTTACGAAGGTGGCGAGGGGCTGCGCTTCGACGAGGTCGCGGTCAGGGCCGGGCTCGCGGGCGTGCTGCGGGTGATGTTCGACCGCGGCATGATCCCGGCCAAGGGCGTGCCGAAGGCCCGGCGCGCGCCGCTCGACTGCCGGGTGTCGCGCTGGCTCCGGGCGCCGCAGGGCGGGCTCCTGCGCACCTACCGGTCCGAGGGCGACGTGGTGGCCGAGGGCGAGCTGCTGGCGGTGGTCTCGGACCCGTTCGGCGAGATCGAGACCGAGATCCGCGCCACCGAGCCCGGCATCATCGTCGGCCGGGCCATGCTGCCGGTGGTGAACGAGGGCAATGCCGTCTTTCATCTGGCCGCGATCGCGCCCGCCGACCGCGCCGAGGACCGGATCGGCGCCTGGGCCAGCGAGGTCGCGGCCGGGCAGCTCTTCGACGAGGACGAGATCCTCTAG
- a CDS encoding MATE family efflux transporter — MTEAVARPDMTPPLRLGHRRVLAIALPIVLSNVTVPILGAVDTGVVGQIGEAAPIGAVGVGAVVLAALYWMFGFLRMGTTGLTAQARGAGDAAEVAAMLTRVLMIAAAAGLGLIVLQGPLFTAALGIAPASAEVEGLASQYMAVRIWSAPATIALYGLTGWLIGQERTRAVLAIQLWMNGLNVALDLVFVLALGWGVPGVAAATVLAEWSGLILGLWLCRAAFRDIAWRAWARVFDRARLRHIAGVNTDILIRSMLLQGIMLSFLFVGAGFGDVPLAANQVLLQFLEITAYALDGFAFAAEALVGQAMGARSVAALRRGAVLTSGWGLVSVIGLAAAFAFGGGAIVDLMTTAPEVRAEARVYLPYMVAAPVAGLAAWMLDGIFIGATRTADMRNMMALSAAIYALAVALLVPVFGNHGLWLALLVAFVARGVTLGLRYLALEAAARSGQGG; from the coding sequence ATGACGGAGGCCGTCGCCCGCCCGGACATGACGCCGCCCCTGCGCCTCGGACATCGCCGGGTGCTGGCCATCGCGCTGCCGATCGTGCTGTCGAATGTCACCGTGCCGATCCTGGGCGCGGTCGATACCGGCGTCGTCGGCCAGATCGGCGAGGCCGCGCCCATCGGCGCGGTCGGGGTCGGCGCGGTGGTGCTGGCCGCTCTGTACTGGATGTTCGGTTTCCTGCGGATGGGCACCACCGGGTTGACCGCACAGGCCCGCGGCGCGGGCGATGCGGCCGAGGTGGCCGCGATGCTGACCCGGGTGCTGATGATCGCGGCCGCCGCCGGGCTGGGCCTGATCGTGCTGCAGGGGCCGCTTTTCACTGCCGCGCTGGGGATTGCGCCCGCCAGCGCTGAGGTCGAGGGCCTTGCCAGCCAGTACATGGCGGTCCGGATCTGGTCGGCCCCGGCGACCATCGCGCTTTACGGGCTGACCGGCTGGCTGATCGGGCAGGAGCGGACCCGCGCGGTGCTGGCGATCCAGCTCTGGATGAACGGGCTCAACGTCGCGCTGGATCTGGTCTTCGTGCTGGCGCTGGGCTGGGGCGTGCCGGGGGTGGCCGCGGCCACGGTTCTTGCCGAATGGTCGGGGCTGATCCTGGGGCTCTGGCTGTGCCGCGCGGCGTTTCGCGATATCGCCTGGCGCGCCTGGGCGCGGGTCTTCGACCGGGCGCGGCTCCGGCATATCGCCGGGGTCAATACCGACATCCTGATCCGCTCGATGCTGTTGCAGGGGATCATGCTGTCCTTTCTCTTTGTCGGTGCGGGGTTCGGCGACGTGCCGCTGGCGGCCAATCAGGTGCTGCTGCAATTTCTCGAGATCACCGCCTATGCGCTTGACGGTTTCGCCTTTGCCGCTGAGGCGCTGGTCGGTCAGGCGATGGGCGCGCGCTCGGTCGCAGCACTTCGGCGCGGCGCGGTGCTGACCAGCGGCTGGGGGCTGGTCTCGGTGATCGGGCTGGCCGCGGCCTTCGCGTTCGGAGGCGGGGCCATCGTCGATCTGATGACGACCGCGCCCGAGGTGCGGGCCGAGGCGCGGGTGTATCTGCCCTATATGGTGGCCGCTCCGGTCGCGGGGCTTGCGGCCTGGATGCTCGACGGCATCTTCATCGGCGCCACCCGTACCGCGGACATGCGCAACATGATGGCCCTTTCCGCCGCGATCTACGCCCTTGCCGTGGCGCTGCTGGTGCCGGTCTTCGGCAATCACGGGCTCTGGCTGGCGCTTCTGGTGGCCTTCGTGGCGCGCGGCGTGACGCTGGGGCTGCGCTATCTCGCGCTCGAGGCGGCGGCGCGGAGCGGGCAGGGCGGCTAG
- a CDS encoding PaaI family thioesterase — protein MSRRPPEPVQIVKQRRDAALAALVEGLPYARFLGISFDRRGDELTGVMSFHEALIGNPALPALHGGATAAFLELTAIVGLSWAMIWDDLESGRLEAATLTPETLPRLPKTIDFTVDYLRPGLPRDAYARARVNRSGRRYASVHVEAWQDNRARLFAQATGHFLMPT, from the coding sequence ATGAGCCGTCGCCCCCCCGAACCCGTGCAGATCGTCAAGCAGCGGCGCGATGCGGCGCTGGCGGCGCTGGTCGAGGGGCTGCCCTATGCGCGGTTCCTCGGGATCTCCTTCGACCGGCGCGGCGACGAGCTTACCGGGGTGATGTCGTTTCACGAGGCACTGATCGGCAATCCGGCGCTGCCCGCGCTGCATGGCGGCGCGACCGCGGCCTTTCTCGAGCTGACGGCCATTGTCGGCCTGTCCTGGGCGATGATCTGGGACGATCTGGAAAGCGGCAGGCTGGAGGCCGCGACGCTGACCCCCGAGACCCTGCCGCGCCTGCCCAAGACCATCGATTTCACGGTCGATTACCTGCGTCCGGGGCTGCCGCGCGACGCCTATGCCCGGGCCCGCGTCAACCGCTCGGGGCGGCGCTATGCCAGCGTCCATGTCGAGGCCTGGCAGGACAACCGCGCCCGGCTTTTCGCCCAGGCGACCGGCCATTTCCTGATGCCCACGTGA
- a CDS encoding PaaI family thioesterase codes for MSDPKTDLARRFIEAIPHSHALSMQVDALGDGRAELSMPYDSRLVGDPHGGVISGGAVSALLDTCGGTAVISHPEGPGQTATISLRIDYMRTATPGQRLVARAECYHVTRSVAFVRATATDDDRDHPVATATGTFTADGGAA; via the coding sequence ATGAGCGATCCGAAAACCGATCTCGCGCGCCGTTTCATCGAGGCCATTCCGCATTCCCACGCCCTGTCGATGCAGGTCGACGCGCTGGGCGACGGCCGGGCCGAATTGTCCATGCCCTATGATTCGCGCCTGGTGGGCGATCCGCATGGCGGCGTGATTTCCGGCGGCGCGGTTTCGGCGCTGCTCGACACCTGCGGCGGCACCGCCGTGATCAGCCATCCCGAGGGGCCGGGCCAGACCGCGACGATCTCGCTCCGTATCGATTACATGCGTACCGCGACCCCGGGCCAGCGGCTGGTGGCGCGGGCCGAATGCTATCACGTGACCCGCTCGGTCGCCTTCGTGCGCGCGACCGCGACCGATGACGACCGCGACCATCCGGTGGCGACCGCGACCGGGACCTTCACCGCCGACGGGGGTGCCGCATGA
- a CDS encoding MerR family transcriptional regulator, giving the protein MSDVRLNFKEMCARFDVTPRTLRYYEYIELLSPTKSGRSRFYGPREVARMTLILRARRFGFSLEEIRQWLLIYDEQGREAQMAALVGLADRQLKVLRDQRTQLDASIEELQTLRDAAATGQA; this is encoded by the coding sequence ATGTCGGATGTTCGTCTGAATTTCAAAGAGATGTGCGCCAGGTTCGATGTGACGCCCCGCACATTGCGTTATTACGAATATATCGAGCTGCTGAGCCCGACAAAAAGCGGACGGTCTCGATTTTACGGCCCGCGCGAAGTGGCGCGCATGACGCTGATCCTCAGGGCGCGCCGGTTCGGCTTCAGCCTCGAGGAAATCCGGCAATGGCTGCTGATCTATGACGAACAGGGCAGAGAGGCGCAGATGGCGGCTCTGGTCGGGCTGGCCGACCGCCAGCTCAAGGTGCTGCGCGATCAGCGCACCCAGCTCGACGCCTCGATCGAAGAGCTGCAGACCCTGCGGGACGCCGCCGCGACCGGCCAGGCCTGA
- a CDS encoding MerR family transcriptional regulator: MTDELMTIRQMCDAFDVTARTLRFYESKELISPLREGQRRLYGRRDRARLKLILRGKRFGFSLEEIRQMLDLYDLDDGQETQFRRTCELARERLAAMERQRVELDDAISELRRQLAWGEAKLEHFEKRKPAAE; the protein is encoded by the coding sequence ATGACCGACGAGTTGATGACCATTCGCCAGATGTGCGATGCTTTCGATGTGACCGCGCGTACCCTGCGGTTCTACGAGTCCAAAGAGTTGATCTCTCCCCTGCGCGAGGGCCAGCGGCGGCTTTATGGCCGGCGCGACCGGGCGAGGTTGAAGCTGATCCTGCGTGGCAAGCGCTTCGGGTTCAGCCTCGAGGAAATCCGGCAGATGCTGGATCTTTACGATCTTGACGACGGACAGGAGACCCAGTTTCGCCGCACCTGCGAGCTGGCCCGCGAGAGGCTGGCAGCGATGGAGCGGCAACGTGTCGAACTGGACGATGCCATTTCGGAACTGAGACGCCAGCTTGCCTGGGGAGAGGCGAAGCTGGAGCACTTCGAAAAAAGGAAACCCGCCGCCGAATGA
- a CDS encoding acyl-CoA dehydrogenase C-terminal domain-containing protein, which translates to MPIYTPPTEDMQYLLHDVLKIGGSGIPGYAELDREFTGAILGEAGKLAAEVLAPLNASGDAEGCHLENGVVRTPGGFKAAYDQICAGGWIGLDMPEEVGGQNMPYLINSAVGEMFVSANMALNMYQGLSHGAMSAILAHGSDEQKATYVPKMVAGTWSGTMNLTEPQCGTDLGLIRTRAEPQEDGTYAITGTKIWISAGEHDLTENIVHLVLARIPGGPEGIKGISLFIVPKFLPDENGAPGRRNGVACGGLEQKMGIHANATCVMNYDRATGFLIGEEHKGMRAMFTMMNEARLGVGLQGYAQGAVAYQNALAFAQERLQGRALGDPANPDGPADPILVHPDVRRNLMDQKSFVEGARALTFWGAQMIDRAHRMQDPEAEAMISLLTPVIKGFLTDKGFETTVLAQQTYGGTGFTRAAGAEQFVRDARIAMIYEGTNGVQSLDLVGRKLGLNGGKAVMAFFELVKAFIAEHEDDAALKQDFLDPLKSASKDLQAAATYFMAEGMKTPENALAGSYDFMHLFGHVCLGLMWSRMAVASRAALAAAEGNAAFHEAKLVTGRYYMARQLPATALHLARIRSGAEPVMALDAANF; encoded by the coding sequence ATGCCGATCTACACCCCACCGACCGAGGACATGCAGTATCTTCTGCATGATGTGCTTAAGATCGGCGGCTCCGGCATCCCCGGCTATGCCGAGCTCGACCGCGAGTTCACCGGGGCGATCCTGGGCGAGGCCGGCAAGCTCGCCGCAGAGGTCCTGGCGCCGCTGAATGCCAGCGGCGACGCCGAGGGCTGCCATCTGGAAAACGGGGTGGTGCGCACGCCCGGGGGCTTCAAGGCCGCCTATGATCAGATCTGCGCTGGCGGCTGGATCGGGCTCGACATGCCCGAAGAGGTCGGCGGGCAGAACATGCCCTATCTGATCAACTCGGCGGTGGGCGAGATGTTCGTCTCGGCCAACATGGCGCTCAACATGTATCAGGGGCTGAGCCACGGGGCGATGTCGGCGATCCTCGCCCATGGCTCGGACGAGCAGAAGGCCACTTACGTGCCCAAGATGGTCGCGGGCACCTGGTCGGGCACGATGAACCTGACCGAGCCGCAATGCGGCACCGATCTGGGCCTGATCCGGACCCGCGCCGAGCCGCAGGAGGATGGAACCTACGCCATCACCGGCACCAAGATCTGGATCTCGGCCGGCGAGCATGACCTGACCGAGAACATCGTCCATCTGGTGCTGGCACGGATCCCCGGCGGTCCCGAGGGGATCAAGGGCATCTCGCTTTTCATCGTGCCGAAATTCCTGCCCGACGAGAACGGCGCTCCGGGCCGGCGCAACGGCGTGGCCTGCGGCGGGCTGGAACAGAAGATGGGCATCCATGCCAATGCCACCTGCGTGATGAATTACGACCGGGCGACCGGCTTTCTCATCGGCGAGGAACACAAGGGCATGCGTGCCATGTTCACGATGATGAACGAGGCCCGGCTGGGCGTCGGGCTTCAGGGCTATGCGCAGGGCGCGGTCGCCTATCAGAACGCGCTGGCCTTCGCGCAGGAGCGGCTGCAGGGCCGGGCGCTGGGCGATCCGGCCAATCCCGACGGACCGGCCGACCCGATCCTCGTCCACCCGGATGTACGCCGCAACCTGATGGATCAGAAAAGCTTCGTCGAGGGCGCCCGGGCGCTGACCTTCTGGGGCGCGCAGATGATCGACCGCGCCCACCGGATGCAGGATCCGGAGGCCGAGGCGATGATCTCGCTCCTGACCCCGGTCATCAAGGGCTTCCTGACCGACAAGGGTTTCGAGACGACGGTGCTGGCGCAACAGACCTATGGCGGCACCGGCTTCACCCGTGCCGCGGGCGCCGAGCAATTCGTGCGCGATGCCCGCATCGCCATGATCTACGAGGGTACCAACGGGGTTCAGTCTCTTGACCTTGTCGGCCGCAAGCTCGGGCTGAATGGCGGCAAGGCGGTGATGGCCTTCTTCGAGCTGGTCAAGGCCTTCATCGCGGAACATGAAGACGATGCCGCACTGAAGCAGGATTTCCTCGACCCGCTGAAATCCGCCTCGAAGGACCTGCAGGCGGCGGCGACCTATTTCATGGCAGAAGGCATGAAGACCCCGGAAAACGCGCTCGCCGGAAGCTACGACTTCATGCATCTCTTCGGCCATGTCTGCCTCGGACTGATGTGGTCGAGAATGGCGGTGGCCTCGCGGGCCGCGCTGGCCGCGGCGGAGGGCAATGCCGCCTTCCACGAGGCGAAGCTGGTGACCGGGCGCTATTACATGGCGCGGCAATTGCCCGCCACGGCGCTGCATCTCGCGCGCATCCGCAGCGGGGCAGAGCCGGTCATGGCTCTCGACGCGGCGAATTTCTGA
- a CDS encoding glutathione S-transferase family protein, whose product MTIRLYCFGESGNAYKAALTLTLAGLDWEPVYVDFFNGGARSPDFLALNPMGEVPVMIAEGVTFTQSGTMQLWAAEQSGRFDGRDAAETREVLRWMFWDNHKMSGQAGSLRFLMNFLPEEKRPQEAIRWLSGRVKAALQTLERVLQDRDWLVGDSPTTADFACCGYLFYPEPFGFDRKAFPAIDAWLGRIEALPGWKHPYDMMPGSPADRA is encoded by the coding sequence ATGACGATCAGGCTCTATTGCTTCGGTGAAAGCGGCAATGCCTACAAGGCGGCGCTGACCCTGACACTGGCCGGTCTCGACTGGGAACCGGTCTATGTCGATTTCTTCAATGGCGGCGCACGGAGCCCGGATTTCCTGGCACTGAACCCGATGGGCGAGGTCCCGGTCATGATCGCTGAGGGCGTGACCTTCACGCAATCGGGCACCATGCAGCTTTGGGCCGCCGAGCAAAGCGGCCGGTTCGACGGACGCGATGCCGCCGAGACGCGCGAGGTGCTGCGCTGGATGTTCTGGGACAATCACAAGATGTCGGGCCAGGCCGGAAGCCTGCGTTTCCTGATGAACTTCCTGCCCGAGGAGAAACGGCCGCAAGAGGCGATCCGCTGGCTGTCGGGCCGGGTGAAGGCCGCCTTGCAGACGCTCGAGCGGGTCTTGCAGGACCGCGACTGGCTGGTCGGCGACAGCCCCACCACGGCCGATTTCGCCTGCTGCGGCTACCTGTTCTACCCCGAGCCCTTCGGCTTCGACCGCAAGGCCTTTCCCGCCATCGACGCCTGGCTCGGCCGGATCGAGGCCCTGCCCGGCTGGAAGCACCCCTATGACATGATGCCCGGCTCGCCCGCCGACCGGGCCTGA
- a CDS encoding acetyl-CoA C-acetyltransferase — MTDAFIYDAVRTPRGKGRKDGSLHEVTSLRLSALVLDALKERNGLEGHAVEDVIWGNATQVGEQGGCLARSAVLASGLDESIPGLSINRFCASGLEAVNLAANQVRAGAGRAYIAGGVEMMGRVAMGSDGAAIAVDPSLAMKTYFVPQGISADIIATEYGFSRDDVDGLAVESQKRAARSWEEDRFAKSILPVRDVNGLTILGRDEYMRPGTDMQTLGALKPSFKEMGETMPGFDQLALMKYPHLERIEHVHHAGNSSGIVDGAAGILIGDAEFGKAHGLTPRARIRASCKIGTDPTIMLTGPVPATEKILKDAGMQISDIDLFEVNEAFAAVVLRFMQAFDVDPAVVNPCGGAIALGHPLGATGAIILGTLLDELERTGKGTGLATLCVASGMGAATIIERV; from the coding sequence ATGACAGACGCTTTCATCTACGACGCCGTCCGTACCCCGCGCGGCAAGGGCCGCAAGGATGGCAGCCTGCACGAGGTGACCTCGCTCCGGCTTTCGGCGCTGGTTCTCGACGCGCTGAAGGAGAGGAACGGGCTCGAGGGCCACGCCGTCGAGGACGTGATCTGGGGCAATGCGACCCAGGTCGGCGAACAGGGCGGCTGCCTCGCGCGGAGCGCGGTGCTGGCCTCGGGGCTTGACGAGTCGATCCCGGGGCTGTCGATCAACCGGTTCTGCGCCAGCGGGCTCGAGGCCGTGAACCTTGCCGCGAACCAGGTGCGCGCCGGCGCGGGCCGGGCCTATATCGCGGGCGGGGTCGAGATGATGGGCCGGGTTGCCATGGGCAGCGATGGCGCCGCCATCGCGGTCGATCCCAGCCTTGCCATGAAGACCTATTTCGTGCCGCAGGGGATCTCGGCCGACATCATCGCGACCGAATACGGCTTTTCCCGCGACGATGTCGACGGGCTGGCCGTCGAAAGCCAGAAGCGCGCGGCGAGATCCTGGGAGGAGGACCGCTTCGCGAAATCGATCTTGCCGGTCAGGGACGTGAACGGGCTGACCATCCTCGGGCGAGACGAATACATGCGCCCGGGCACCGACATGCAGACGCTGGGCGCGCTCAAGCCCTCGTTCAAGGAGATGGGCGAGACGATGCCGGGCTTCGACCAGCTTGCCCTGATGAAATACCCGCATCTTGAACGGATCGAACATGTCCACCATGCGGGCAACTCGTCGGGCATCGTCGACGGCGCCGCGGGCATCCTGATCGGCGATGCCGAATTCGGCAAGGCGCATGGGCTCACGCCCCGGGCGCGCATCCGGGCCAGCTGCAAGATCGGCACCGATCCGACCATCATGCTGACCGGCCCCGTGCCCGCGACCGAGAAGATCCTGAAAGATGCCGGCATGCAGATTTCCGACATCGACCTGTTCGAGGTGAACGAGGCCTTCGCGGCCGTGGTGCTGCGGTTCATGCAGGCCTTCGATGTCGACCCTGCCGTGGTGAACCCCTGCGGCGGCGCGATCGCGCTGGGCCATCCGCTGGGCGCGACCGGGGCGATCATCCTCGGCACGCTGCTGGACGAGCTCGAACGCACCGGCAAGGGCACCGGGCTTGCCACGCTTTGCGTCGCCTCCGGCATGGGCGCCGCAACGATCATCGAACGGGTCTGA